The nucleotide window AGTTCTACAGCGTACGATTTTTCTACGTAATCAAGAATCGTATATATGCAGAAATAAACAAATTCATATCTTTACTAAATATTTTCTACACAGAGATGAAGCAGTACAGATGTCTGGGATGCCCATTTCAAGAAATAGTATTGATAtagaaaatcatgtttttcaaaaGGCAAAAATCAAGGTTTGTTATAATTTTCTAACCTTTTTCAAACATCattaaattgttaatatttCATTTAGTTTTGTGCATATAATTACTCATAACTACTGCATAGTGACAAGTGCAAAATTTGTATCTTCAATTTATTTgaaacattaaaataattaattattgtacaatttttgattGCAGGAAGAATATTTAGGTTTTATAGACAAGCTGATTCTACATGTCAGAGAACTAAGtaagatatatacatatatacacacacatatatatatgtatgaaatatatgaaatttatttaacatattactattatttttattagattCTAAGAAGGGCGCAGGAGCTACGGCACCAGGTGCAGCAGGTTCTGGAAATCAAGGAATGCCAGATCCAATTGGAGCATTGCAAACATTAGCACGTCAAGGTACTGGTAATAATCAAATGATGAACATTAGTGGACCAGGACCTAATCCTCAAGGAATAATTCCACAACCACCTGCAAATACAGCTACAAACTGTGAGTATACGCAATGtagaaacatatatatatagactTTTTAGTATTCTTTTACTAGTTAAGTTGTTTGATAGGTAGAAAAATGATATTTATGACAGACTATACAATCTTACAACTTATACTCGCGTCGTATTTATGTTGACATGTAAGACTCTATTATGAATGATTAAAAATAAAGTTAATGACAAGTGTAAGAGCTTATTTATTATGTAGCTGTGTTTATTGAAGTTTAACAAATAGATGAAGAAGTTTAACAAACTAATTCCTGTTCAATACAGATACAAAATTTTGTAAAGaagtaaaatatttaatataatatacatgttTAATAGTGtaaatatttaatacaatataatatagatgGAAAGTATGTTGTATATTACATAAGTATGCAATACTATATGTATAAgtgtatatattatacttcTAAAAGGCAACTTGGCATActtctaattaattttttcagcATAGTAGCATTTCTTCAATGCttctataaatttttattttgtgtatCTTTCAGTTACAGTTATTCAATTATCTAATTTCTTTCACAAATGCTCGATTAGGTTCAGATTGAGGCTTTGAGATGGTCATGGAAGCAAAAAAAAATTCTTTTGTAATCCTTAATGTATGCTTCTGGTCGTTATCTTGCTGAAAGACGAATGAcctatttttttcaattttatgcatCGATCGTTATTAAAACAGCTCTATGTCATAATGGGGCATCCTCCATACATATTATCTTCTTTTACTTAATTTCATTTCAAATTTGGATTCATCAACTCCAAATAATTGTTTCCCAGAACGAAATTggttttttataatattcttcAGCAAATCTTAAACGCTTTGCAGCATCGACTTTTGAAATATATGGCCTTTTTcgcgatatacatatataattctaatgggcaaatataaattttctttcaattttctggtaTTAGGAATGGATGAAGGATGGAAGGAATGGATTTTTTTAACTTCTCAAACTATTTGTCTATCTTGATGATTGGTTGGCTTCCTACTTCCTATAGTTCTAGTTAAATTTTCTAGTCTTccagtaatatttattttttgaaatatcTTTCTTACACCTTCTCTTGAAATGCTGAAGTCTATAGCAATTTTTTTCAAAGATTCGCCACTTGCTCGACAATTATAAATTTGTACTCGTTCTGCCGCACTCAATTTTCTAACTTTTGGCATTTTGTAAGAAATTGCCTATTATAATACAAAGTTTATACACAAAATATATCATTTAGATTTGTTTACATATGAAAACATACAAATAACTAACTACAAatctaatattctaataaaaaaaataaaatttaatatatgtcAACTTACTTTCTGATGGCAGGACAATTCAAGAATTAcacttttaattaaaaaatctaGAGTAATATGAACAGtttcatttttccttcaatagTGATGCATTGTCGATATGAGAAACAATAAACGACAAAATGCAGACACCAAACTTAAAACAAAAGGTGTCAACATAAATACAGATACATATGTGCATATAATGTACAGGATCCCTAACCTTAATTTTTGCACACAATTTTCTCTGGAACTATttgttatatagtatatagtacatTGTTATGAATAACATGTTATATAGTGTATAGTACATGTTATTCATTTGATGATATTCTTAATAGTTATCTTGTCTTACCCATCGACATGATTTTTATATATCGTTTTTAACATCGTTTTTTTtgtaaagttaaaaaaaaacttCGCGCAAAATTGACCTTGACATCAAGATCAAATTTGTTGTTGTCCCTCTTGACGAACAACAACAAATTTGATCTTGATGTCAAGGTCAATTTTGCGCGAAGTTTTTTTTTAACAGATTTCCACCGATCCACAGGTGATTCAAATGTAATaaagaagtaaaaaaaatatcgatTATTTGATTATACCTTTtttcaattgtttaaacaattaacaAATCGCATACCTTATTATAGATTTGGATAAAAGAAGTAATTTTTGTTTGTaagattttatattaaataaaataaaataaccgaaatataaaattaatataaaattaaataaccgAAATTTATAGAGTAAATTTCCACCCCTTATAGTGTATTTACGCAAAAAAAATTGCGTAATACATACTTAAAAATTCTCTTCTTATTCCCCATGTTTCAGAATTTTTGTACTTTCCGGGTTGGGGATAATCCCTCGTCAATGACGAATTAAATACATACTTGCAAGGAATATTCGTACAtgtatttattttgatttgtaTTTTTGGGTAGGTCACCGATGTTATTCGCCACAGTCGGCGTGAGATAGTACAAATAGAAATACGATGCTATAACGAATGGACTATACTGTACAAATTAtctttaatttttgtaatagaGATGTAACAAaattgattaaaatgaaaagattaaCAACTATGTATTACGCACAGTATGCCAGTTTCACAGAAAGTGAGCCTAATTACGATTCTGATAACTCAGATACATATAAAAAATTACAGCAATCACCATCACATGTTGAATTTCTAAGTTTCATTCAACACCGAAGAGATGAAAAATTATTACATAAATGCTGGAAGCAAAAATTACGTGAAAACACAAATTTTGCAAATCAGGTTAAAGAACAATGTGGCATGACAGTTGATCTGAGAGCTAACAGAGtatgttatatttataaacCTGTCACTAAAAATACCTCCATCGAAGGCATCAAATTTAAAATAACAATTGTGTATGTAGAATTATTACGTAAATGGTATATTAGTTTAGCACGTAGTAGAGTGCCAAAAGTGATAATTctccaaaataaaataaaaaacggtACTTATCAACCAACTGGAGAAAAAATTCTTAAACTAGTGCGCGAATGGAAAAATTTATTGGAAATATACACAGGAAaactattatacatatatcaatGGATTGATGATATGAAAGGAACATACAAAGATATTGATTTTCAATTAACTGAATCTTGTACTAATctaaaaataatgttaaaagGAAAAGGATGGCCTGTAGGTGTGATAAAAATAGACCATGACGATGTTATAATTTTAGAATTGGTATTAAATGACAATCTAAATGTTGTCGATCTTACGTATAAGTATAAATGTAGACAAAATATGTCAAGAGAAGTAGAGACTATACACCGAAGAAAACTGCAAGAAAAATGTGAAAAGTTCATTAATTTTGATTTATTAAAAGCATTTGATATGTTTATGAAAGAGAAAGATTTTTCCTATATGTagtttaatgaaataataaaatcataATATAATTAAGTTACATCAAAAAGTTaaagatatacatatattagaCGTTTCTGTACTGTTACTTTAAGTTTATAGCTGGTTATTATTAGActccagattttatgcatttatggcaaaaataagtaaatataatttaaaacagtggAAAGAGTAAAGGAATCTAAAAATGTGATGTATTATTTTGaccatattaaaaaaaaagaacttgTGTTTGGCTCTTACGCTTTGCAGGTGGTagagacaaattttattttgcataaagatccgctgtctagttACGTTAAAATATGCTTAATACTTTATGTTGTATtgctaatttatatttttcttgTACACTTATTAtgatttaaaatattatgtaGATTTAAATAATGTAGCAAATAATGTagcaaatatattttttattacacaTACCTTCATACACTGCTCAAAAACAATTGCATCAAATTTCCTAGGGTAATACTTCATTTACTTTTACTTTACACAAATACCTTTAAATATCTGGCAGCATCTTAATTAATTATACCAGACGTGACAGATGTGAGGAAAATTGGGTTTAAATACTTTTTTCCATCCTTGTACGTATAAGAGTTAACATAaacttataatatttaaatatataaaagtgTTTTATATAAGTAAATTTCAAAAGATATTACTTTGAATTTATCTACAATAATTTCGTTTCCTTTCTTTGTTAGTATTACAAAGCTTAAATCAACGTCCTGGGCAGCCGATGGCCATGCAAAGTATGCAAAGTAAAATGCCAGGTATGAGTATGATGTCTGCCCAAGCCAATGGTCCAATGAGTCATATGGGTCCAATCCAAACAATGCAGAATAATTCAATGTTGATTCAAATGAATCCAATGGGACAAGGAAACATGCCCCAACAAATGAATCAAGTTGTGACTAATCAAATGGGTCCAATTACTAGTGGACAGATGCAACAAAATATGCAAGTATGTAAATGTTTTAATGAAGAATGtacaatattttacaatatGTGGGACTTACTACAGCAGTTGAATAGCAGATACAAAAATTGGAAAATATCAAAACATATTTCctacttatttttattttagagtTATAATCGTTTCTATATTTCAGTATTGAGTATACTTATTTTCGTAGTAAAGTATGTAGTATGAAAATTCAGACTTTATAGTTGCATATAAGCATTTCTATTATGTGTTTACTAAATACGAAATGACTACAATTTTGTCATCATGGAAGTAAATCCCACAAGTTATAAAACACCTTGTGCATCTTTAttttatagaataaatataCGTATAAGCAATGAAATTCGTTTTTAGACGCAAATGCAAAATCAATTATCTAATCAAATTGGGAATCAGATTGGTGGATCTATAAGTGGAATTCAAACTAGTATGTCACAACAGATGAATCAAATTGCTCCAGGACAATTGGGACCTGGTCAAATGCAGCAACAACTAAATCACATGCAAAGAAAGgtatgtaaataaaaataaacaatttattatatgatgaaattatttgagatatttttgttttattatttttagcCTGCTGAAATGATAAACACTGGATTTCCAGGCCCTAGAAAcgttgcagcaaatcaattttTACGGCAAAGTCCGTCTCCATCAGCTCCAAGTCCAGCTGGTTTAGGTGCACCATCAAGGTTATTATTCTGAAACACTTATTACACgtatattaaaaaattcatacatcttttaaaatattaatcaaTAAAAAATACATGTTAATAGCAATCAGATGGTGGCATCTCCAGCATTAGTTCCATCACCAAATCCTCAACATGCCATAATGGCAGGTCAGAATAGATCTGTCGGTACGTTAGATTAATGTTTTGGAATTAAATTTACAATTACAAACGAATGAATAAGAATAATTAGTAGTGGTATTTTAGGTATGGCGCCATCACCTAGCAGTTCTTTGAATACTCCTGGAGGTGTAGGTGCTACTCCAAGTCCGCAACAGGAAGATCAAGCATATAGGGATAAAGTTAGACAATTGAGTAAATATATTGAACCTTTACGAAGAATGATTGCTCGAATGGGTAGCGAAGGAAGTAAGTATTTTCAATGTTATATTGATAACATAAAATTGTTGATTGGTATATGCATATTTTGAACCATGTGAATCTACTTTACAGATGTCGATAAATTGAGTAAGATGAAGAAACTATTAGAGATTCTATCAAATCCTAGCAAACGGATGCCAATGGATACACTGCTAAAGTGCGAGGCTGTTCTTGAAAAAGTGGATTTTAAACGTAGCGATGCAAGCGTTGGGCCACCTCCAGCGGCGCTTAAAGAACATCATTTTTTCAGCCCACTTTTGGAGGCAGTAAGCACTCATCTTCAAAGTCCAGTGATAAATCATACGCTACAACGAACCTTTGGTCCGTGTTTAGAAGCTTTATTTAGCCCAGAAATAAAGTAAgtaatatttaaattgtaatctaTGTCATCTTCTTTTGAGATGATGTtaattaaatcaatttttatgaaaacagAAATCTACCACCGCCATTGAAGAAACAAAAAATTGAAGAGTCTCCTAGTGAAATACCAGATGTATTACAAGGAGAAATAGCTCGGCTTGACCAGCGATTTAAGGTAGTTTTCTACTAGCACATCTTATTATCTAATTCAATGACTATACTTATATTACGTATTTGAAAATGCATCTAGGTAAGCCTTGATCCAGCACAACAAAACGGATCTAAATGTATTCAGTTAATATGTTGGCTGGACGATCGTCATCTACCATGTGTACCGCCAGTATCGGTTACAGTTCCCGCAGATTACCCCCTAACGCCACCACGCTGTGTGATGGCGCCTCACGAATACGCTACATCATTCCTTTGTGCTGTACAGAAGGCTTTGAACGCACACATAACGAAACTCCCTCGCCGTTTTTCTGTATCTCAATTATTAGACACTTGGGAGATGAGTGTAAGACAAGCTAGCGCACCTTCACAAACACCCGTTAGTGCCAGCACTGTACTAATGGGTTTATAGTATACTCTAtgtgtaaattattttataaatataaatgtattataaaGGATCATATTGGCACTGCATTCATTATTGTTTATTTAATTCTTCCTTAAAGAAAGAAGATTAGAAGTGAGTGACaggaaattttcttcttctattTCACTTACTGACAAATCACGTGGTAGCAGGGATAATAAGTAGATCCAAATATGCGCTTAaaaactttattttattttggttTGCATCGTAATtgggaaaaatatatataatgttgcgTTTACCTGTAGGAACTTTGGACTACAGATTATGTCTGGGACAATTGTCGTTTGGGTAACatgctaatttaaaaaaaaaaaggagaaagtGAACTTAAATCGTGTCAATACGTTACCAACGAACAAGTGAAAGAGCTGAAGGGAAAAGAAATAGCTTAAATCTACACTAAGGCTAACGTTTCGTTAATTCTAGATTTATACGTTGGTAACAAATATGGTATAAAATATGGTATTAGGTACGTATTTTATGTACCCATCTTGAATGAACGACAAAAATACATGAAGGTTGAGTGTCCCTATGTACCTCGCACTGTGATCGTCAAATGCGACGTCGTTTTACTATAATGCATACATGCTTTGCTtagaattagaaataaaagagaGAAACGAAATGATGTGACAGGATTATAAAGACACTCAAGTAACCTATATCTTAGATCTTTCTCAGAATGCAAAGCTGACCATGAAACGAATCTTACGCATGGCACacgattaattaattttcatttaaagTCAGATGCTGAACAACCCTGCTAATATGTATAAAATTTTGTACAGCATTGCGAGATATAGCTTCCTTCCTTCTTTACTTCCCTTGAAAAAAGTTGAAAATCCTCAACATTGTACGTCATACATTTGTTAAAATGTAACAAAAAAG belongs to Megalopta genalis isolate 19385.01 chromosome 1, iyMegGena1_principal, whole genome shotgun sequence and includes:
- the MED15 gene encoding mediator complex subunit 15 — translated: MATDENSWRTQSFRQSVIAKIDEAVQMSGMPISRNSIDIENHVFQKAKIKEEYLGFIDKLILHVRELNSKKGAGATAPGAAGSGNQGMPDPIGALQTLARQGTGNNQMMNISGPGPNPQGIIPQPPANTATNLLQSLNQRPGQPMAMQSMQSKMPGMSMMSAQANGPMSHMGPIQTMQNNSMLIQMNPMGQGNMPQQMNQVVTNQMGPITSGQMQQNMQTQMQNQLSNQIGNQIGGSISGIQTSMSQQMNQIAPGQLGPGQMQQQLNHMQRKPAEMINTGFPGPRNVAANQFLRQSPSPSAPSPAGLGAPSSNQMVASPALVPSPNPQHAIMAGQNRSVGMAPSPSSSLNTPGGVGATPSPQQEDQAYRDKVRQLSKYIEPLRRMIARMGSEGNVDKLSKMKKLLEILSNPSKRMPMDTLLKCEAVLEKVDFKRSDASVGPPPAALKEHHFFSPLLEAVSTHLQSPVINHTLQRTFGPCLEALFSPEIKNLPPPLKKQKIEESPSEIPDVLQGEIARLDQRFKVSLDPAQQNGSKCIQLICWLDDRHLPCVPPVSVTVPADYPLTPPRCVMAPHEYATSFLCAVQKALNAHITKLPRRFSVSQLLDTWEMSVRQASAPSQTPVSASTVLMGL